One Dasypus novemcinctus isolate mDasNov1 chromosome 1, mDasNov1.1.hap2, whole genome shotgun sequence genomic window carries:
- the LOC101443204 gene encoding disintegrin and metalloproteinase domain-containing protein 29 encodes MTVSEALVHLRITLLLHCLGMFLSFSGHAQAEHSQYQSPPEVVIPLKVTGRGRGTKSPGWISYSLHFGGQRHIVHMKVKKILLARHLPVFTYTDQGALLEDQPFVKNDCYYHGYVEGDPESLVALSTCFGGFRGMLQINDIAYEIEPLMFSATFEHLVYKMDSEETQFPTTRFGFMQEEIVHKLEFQEIGNSTLKQSSHMGWWTHVWFLELAVVVDHTLYLRFEQNVSTVQEEIYNVVNIVDSIYDILGVNVLLFGVEVWTDSNFIVVDNVKNVVVEFCKWKVKNFSHRVQHDVIQLYINKGLKGLPGIAYMGGVCKTPYNCAVITSFKQNVNHFANFVAHELGHVLGMPHDDTTCSCGHRICIMNAKKVLSARFSNCSYAHLWRTLTQGDCLRYTPQAGEIFTLKRCGNGVVEEEEECDCGPLKKCAQDPCCLPNCVLTSESACSFGLCCKNCKFLPSGEVCRERVNECDLPEWCNGTSHKCPDDVYVQDGNPCRDNAYCYEKRCNDRSEQCKHIFGKEAKSADKDCYEKINTQGDRFGHCGMNGSHYIKCNISDVLCGRVQCKNVALIPFLKEHSTVLWTRFNDITCWGTDYHFGMTIPDIGEVKDGTECGQKQICMHRKCVSMSLLKSDCSSQTCNMRGVCNNKHHCHCNSQWSPPNCLAIGDGGSVDSGPPPKKERKKFQLSVMWLIPLFFLFLCCFFLVYKKMQNGN; translated from the coding sequence ATGACTGTGAGTGAAGCCTTGGTGCACTTGAGGATCACTCTCCTGCTTCACTGTCTGGGGATGTTTCTGTCCTTTTCTGGACACGCTCAGGCTGAACATTCTCAGTACCAGAGCCCCCCAGAAGTGGTGATTCCCTTGAAGGTAACTGGCAGAGGCAGAGGCACAAAGTCTCCAGGCTGGATCTCCTACAGCCTACACTTTGGAGGCCAGAGGCACATTGTCCACATGAAGGTCAAGAAAATTTTGCTGGCCCGACACCTTCCAGTGTTCACCTACACAGACCAGGGTGCTCTCCTTGAGGACCAGCCTTTTGTCAAAAATGACTGCTACTATCATGGTTATGTGGAGGGAGACCCCGAATCCCTAGTTGCCCTGAGTACCTGTTTTGGGGGATTTAGAGGAATGTTGCAGATAAATGACATTGCTTATGAAATTGAGCCCTTAATGTTTTCTGCCACATTTGAACATCTGGTTTATAAAATGGACAGTGAGGAGACACAATTCCCAACTACAAGATTTGGCTTTATGCAAGAGGAAATAGTACACAAATTAGAATTTCAAGAGATCGGTAATTCTACTCTCAAGCAAAGCTCTCATATGGGCTGGTGGACCCATGTGTGGTTTCTTGAATTGGCAGTGGTGGTGGATCATACTTTATACCTTCGTTTTGAACAGAATGTCTCTACAGTGCAGGAGGAAATATATAATGTTGTCAATATAGTGGATTCTATTTATGATATATTGGGTGTTAATGTGCTGTTGTTTGGTGTTGAGGTCTGGACTGATTCAAACTTCATTGTTGTAGATAATGTAAAGAATGTTGTGGTGGAATTTTGCAAATGGAAGGTCAAAAACTTTTCTCACCGGGTACAGCATGATGTTATACAGCTATACATAAATAAGGGATTAAAAGGATTACCTGGTATAGCCTACATGGGAGGAGTATGCAAAACACCGTATAATTGTGCAGTCATTACATCTTTCAAACAAAACGTAAACCATTTTGCAAACTTTGTGGCCCATGAGCTTGGTCATGTTTTGGGTATGCCACATGACGACACAACGTGTTCATGTGGGCACAGAATATGCATAATGAATGCCAAAAAAGTGTTATCAGCTAGATTCAGCAACTGCAGTTATGCCCATTTATGGAGAACCTTAACTCAGGGAGATTGTTTGCGTTACACTCCGCAGGCAGGGGAAATCTTTACGTTGAAACGTTGTGGGAATGGTGTtgttgaagaagaagaagagtgtGACTGTGGACCCTTAAAAAAATGTGCACAAGATCCCTGTTGCCTACCAAACTGTGTTCTgacttctgagtctgcttgttcTTTTGGACTTTGTTGCAAAAACTGCAAGTTCTTACCGTCAGGTGAAGTTTGTAGAGAACGGGTCAATGAATGTGATCTTCCAGAATGGTGCAATGGAACATCCCATAAGTGTCCAGATGATGTATATGTGCAGGATGGAAATCCCTGTCGTGACAATGCCTACTGCTATGAAAAGAGATGTAATGACCGCAGTGAACAGTGTAAGCATATTTTTGGCAAGGAGGCCAAGAGTGCAGATAAGGATTGCTATGAAAAAATCAACACCCAAGGGGACCGTTTTGGACACTGTGGAATGAATGGCTCCCACTATATAAAGTGCAATATTTCTGATGTCTTGTGTGGGAGAGTTCAGTGTAAGAATGTGGCACTAATACCCTTTTTGAAAGAGCATTCTACTGTGCTTTGGACACGCTTCAATGACATCACCTGTTGGGGTACTGACTATCACTTTGGAATGACTATACCCGACATTGGTGAAGTGAAGGATGGCACAGAGTGTGGTCAAAAACAGATCTGTATGCACAGGAAGTGTGTCAGTATGTCTCTATTGAAAAGTGATTGTTCATCTCAGACCTGTAACATGAGAGGGGTCTGCAACAATAAGCATCATTGCCATTGCAATAGCCAGTGGTCCCCGCCCAACTGCCTGGCAATAGGAGATGGAGGTAGTGTTGACAGTGGCCCACCCCctaagaaggagagaaagaagtttCAGCTATCAGTAATGTGGctcattcctctttttttcttatttttatgttgtttctttttggtttataAAAAAATGCAGAACGGAAACtga